A window of Macrotis lagotis isolate mMagLag1 chromosome 1, bilby.v1.9.chrom.fasta, whole genome shotgun sequence genomic DNA:
tagagcattaaggtctcaggagagaattaatgaagttctttatcatttgattaatgcattataaACCTCTGTAATGAACATAGGGGACCATGGGGATGCAATAGAGTTGAGACTACAATTGCAATGTGATTAtggattttctgctatttgtgttattcccttaaaatataatacttcacttattccttgggataatataaaaattatttgaatggaatatagtataatgattctataactataGATATGAATCgattgcataaaattgttaacAATATTGCATTGGCATCTAGAATGGACTCgaatattgataatttgtttaattatattaataggtctcatccttttcattttatgcacctattagtgagcatgcttcatggtatttttgcattattattgatattatgtTTTATTCCCTTTTATCTCAAATGTCTTTTGCTCTGGGACAACATTTGGGTACCCAAATACACCTCTTAAAGCTTCAGCATAAGTCTGAGAAGGGGGATTTGTTAAGGGCCAGCTTCTATAGGAGTGAGGATATAGATGTTCCTGGAACTAAAGTAATCAAGGATAAGCATGTATTTTTACTCATTAATGGTCTGATTGGCTCACCAATGAACTCTGACCTAAACATCTGTGGAGCTAGAGCTACCTGGGAAGCTTTCTGATAAGGAATTCTATAGACATCaaggataaatatcataaatttaaccAGGTAAGGTATGCAGCTGGATTTCAACTGACTGGCCATGTCCAAAATAAGTTTTGTTATAGAAGTCTGGATATTCAACAATAAAGTCAAGAGACTGTTTTCGCAATCTTAAGTGTTAGTGTTTTCATGACATCCAAGTGTTTGTGAGATATCTCTTCAACCTGGCACTCAAATAAATGTTCAGATATATACCTGAGTTATCACAGATGATCCTCTCAAATGTAGGCAGCCACTGAGAAGAGGGTGAGTTTTTAAAAGGGCAGGAAGATGAATTAATCAGGGACATATAGATGAGAGAAGATAACacaagacttaatcctttcaagGTAGGGCAGAGATTTATTGACTGGTTAATGGGGACTttgtcttggggtggggggaggtattTTTCCTAGTCCTTGCCTTGTGGTAATCCTTCTCTGAGGTTCAATGACCTCATCAAAAGCATTAGTTCATATCACCATAGAGATGCCTAGATAAGCCCACAAAGTACAAATCTGGATAGGGTCATTAATTCAGAGTACAATAATTGACACAAGTTCTGGGGTAGAATTAGTCAAGAGTCAATACCAGTGAAAGAAATAGGAATAGTGTTCAGATAAAACTTTCCAAATAGCACAATGGCTTCTTTTATATCGATCAATTTTATAAGTAAGAAAGGAAGTTTAGTCAGTGTGAatcagagcatttttttctttttcttctcattttgtacaaaatttttttaacattaacaaaatattcttgtttaagagtaaatatagacttgcttgagagataaagtaaaggggagagaaaaaaattaaaattaaaaaaaaataacagtaataattgtaggtatggccaggtggcgcaatggacaaagcaccagccctggagccacgagcacccaagcccacatccagccccatagacccaacaataactcagccatgtgacatgcaagccacccgatcccccactgcccctgtaaaaaccaaaaaagaagaaaaaaagatgcaaaataaaataaaatagtaataatagtaggggtggctgggtggcggacagagcattggccctggagccaggagcacctggggccaaatctggcctcagacaaccaatgaTCACACTGCTTtgcatctccaggcaggccacccagccccattttccctgcaccctcccgaaaataataataaaaaatgtgcttcagtctttgttccaacaccaacaactctgtcatgtgtggatcacattctttatgataaatccatcacaaaagttacttccatatttttctaccattgccattgctgatcacaactccctcctttcatatttctccactaccatgtactatattttctctctcctttcactctggctctgctgtagggtcactgagtggtgcagcagacagatccctggtcctggggccaagaggccctgagcccccataccacccccttaggcccagaatccacctggccctatggtcctagaTAGGCCTTCCAACCCCatccccttgaaagaagtaaaaaagaaaatgtgtttcatctgaccactgtccccccatggtcccatcctctcctcctttattcacatccccactccttcccccctgctcccagtctttcttattccagatgtctataccccattgagtatatttgctgtttcttctcctagccacctctgatgagagcaaaggttcccctcattcccccttgcctcccccccttccatatcattgccatagctcattgtaataaagaaaaatctgattatatgaaatatcttggcctattccccctctcctttttctttctcccatttcatttcccttttttttctattgactccatttttacaccatattttatcttcaaattcagctttctcctgtgcttcaactataaaagctccctctacctgctctattaactgagaaggctcatatgagtattatcagtgccatttttctatccaggaatgcatgcagttcatcatcattaagtccctcatattttccccctctcctccactctctatgcttcacctgagtcctgtatctgaagataaaaccttctgttcagctctggccattccaaaaggaacatttgaaattcccctggttcattgaaagtccatcattttccctggaaggggacattcagccttgctggatagttgattcttggttgcattctaagctcttttttcttctggtatattatattccaagccctatgagcttccaatgtagttgctgctaagtcctgtgtgatcctgactgcagctccacggtatttgaactatgtccttctggcttcttgtaatattttctcttttacttgggagttctggaacttggctataatattcctaggggttggttttttgggatttctttctcagggggatcggtggattctctccatttctattttgccctctggttctagaatatcagggcaattttcctgtagtaattctttgaaaatgatgtcaaggctgttttcctgatcatgactttcaggtattccaataattttcaaatcatctttcctaagtctgttttccatatcaggtgtttttttcaatgagatatttcacattttcttctaatttttcactttttttggttttgaagtattgattcctgatttctggtaaattcatcaatctccctgaattctattctttgtctgaaggaattgttctcttcagagagttttcttatctcttttcccatctggccaattttgctttttaaagcattcttctcctaaataaatttttgaactgttttctccatttgacctaagctggtttttagcatcctattttcttcagaatttttttggattgccttgactaagctgctgacttcattttcatgtttttcctgcatctctctcatttcttttcccagtgtttcatccaattccctcatttgatttttaaagtctttttaaagctgtcatagcctgagcccaatttttatttttcttgaagtctttagatgcaggagcttgtgcttcctcatcttcacactgagtgttttgatcctccttgtgctcatttgcaaaatatttctcaatggtgttcctcttatttctctgcttgctcattttcccagcctgggcctggttttggggtgcttcctgagcttttgggacactcccacaagggtctcactgtgggaggctctgtcctccctcctggtctatgaatgaccatatgcacccccctctgccacggggctgaggtggagggggctctgctgttctatgggggtgcctagactgcggTCAGGATCTGATGTGAATCagagcttttaaaaaatgttttctgtcaATATAAGAcagtatatacaatatataactGTAGGTGTTTTCtctcataaatttattttcttgtactttcattcatttattttttttcttgttatcctGTTATCTGCTCATGTACCATTAAATTCATTCGAAAATTGAACTTTTgctttatttggggatttttttgacTGGAGATGTTtcaggatgcaaggcaatcaggattaagtgacttgccctaggtcacacaccTCGCTAGTGtgtgagggcaaatttgaactcaggatttcagGGGTggactctacccactgtgccttCTAACTGTTCGAGTGAGGTAATAAGTGAAGGAGTACAAAAAGCCTCTCTTAATAGTCTTATTAAGTGATAAGTGAAAGCAACATGGTATCATTACAAAGGATCTGGATTTGGATCAGAAATATTCGGTTGATTTAGTATACTATCTatttgaccttggaaaagtcacttcagcTCCATGGACCttactttcttcatatttcttcatCCATGACCACTTTAAGTCACTTTTAGCTCTTTTTTCTAGAAACCTATCATCAAATGATGAAGACCTCACAGTTTCAGGGGAAACctattttgattttgaattttcttgtttcttaaGATAGTTTTTGTTATACTTAGTTGAAATCTAGCTTTATGTCCCTTCTAAGTACCTTTTCCAATCTTTAAGAACTTGATTTacaaatttcttcccttttcttttttgacaatCTTTTAAATACCTCAAAACaggaattctttttaagctctgtttcattttatcaaattttttctgcttcagggaaaaaaatccacttaGGTCCTTCATTACCAATGTAATAACACATgtgaaaactcttaaaaaaaactaaaatgctCAGTAAAGGTATGATATGATGATTACTATTTTTCAgggattttctttaatttatattcCAGTTACaatcattcttttgcaagcttttgaattctacatttttctgtcatcatctctttcctcctccctccccagagcagtgaacaatctgacaGGTATAGATGTactatcatgtttaacatattcccatattagtcatgttgtaaagcGGATTTAGAACTaagaggggaaaaacatgagaataaaagaaaaacatgaaagaagtttcaaaaattgaacataatatgttttgttctttattcagacttcatagttatTTTTACCCCCTCTGGataggaatataatttttgataacAGGTTtgtaatcattattattaagaaCAAAATAGAGGGGAAGGAGATTACTTTTAAAAGGGTGATGAGAAAAAAGAGGACAGATTTAGGGAGGGGGaagtcagaaacaaaatgcttttgagtagggacaaggtgaaaggagagagaatggataAACAGGTGGAGAAATAGGATAGTGAAGAAATAGTATTGTTAACTGCATTTATActaattgaaaaacattttgaagtaagtttcttttataaaggcttcatttttcaaatatagagaactgaatcgaatttgtaaaaataaaaaccatttcccaaatgaaaaatgatcaaaagatatgaagttttcCCATGAAATTATCCATAGTTATCCacaataatatgaaaaaactTCTCCAACTTACAAATGatgggagaaatgaaaattaaaacaatactgaGGTGCTACTTCATACTAATTAGATTTAACAATAGGCCAGAAAACAAAAAGtgacaaatgctggagaggaggatggaaaaatgagatattattgcattgttggtggagttgtgaactgattaaaCCATTCAGTAGAccattttggaactatgcttaAAAGACCACAAAATCATACCTTTTTGCCCCAAAATATCACTAATATCctaaagacataaaaataaaaaatgcaaatgacctatatgtataaaaatatttatagcagtttttttttgtagtgacaaaagattagaaattgaagggttgcccatcagttggggaatggttgaacaaattgtggtatgattatgatgaaatactctTTTGCTATGAAAAGTGATGGtcaagatgctttcagaaaaacctggaacaaCTTCAATGAGCTGATACATAGTGAAATGAGCTGagtacaaaataacagcaatatgataaaatgatcagctgtgaatgacttagctatctcagcaatacaatgatccaagacaactctgaaggatttatgatgaaaaatgctatctatctccaGGGAAATAATTGATGATGTcttaatacagattgaagcatactgttttacttttttttcttcatgattttttcctatattttctttcacaatatgacaatAATGGAAACATTTTGCATAACTACACATGAATAAGCCatattgaattgtttgcttcCTCAATGAGGGAGGGGGTAAGCTTTACAGGATCTGGGGttgagagggaagaagagagagaatttgaaagctaaaactttaaaaatgaatattaaattttttttacatgtatttggaggaaaataaaatactatatcaaaaaagaaaagtgatgtTGAGGTCATTATCCTTTTTGCATCTTGAATTTCTTGAGGATACGCAGACGAATCTGCTTGGTCTTGACACTATACACTATAGGATTCATAAGTGGTGGGACAAGCAAGTACACATCAGCCATCAACACATGGACCATTGGGGAGGCATTTTGACCATAGCGACGGATCATTGACAACCCAATCATGGGTGTATAGAAAGTAAGTACAGCACAAATATGGGAGATACAGGTGTTGAGAGCTTTGAGACGCTCTGCTTTGGAGGCAACACTCAGTACTGTGACTAGGATGAGTATATAGGACAGCAGAAGCAATACTGAGTCTAGTCCCATGGAGGAAATGACCACCATAAGGCCATAGATACTGCTGATCCTCCGACTAGACACTGTGAGTTTGATGAGATCCTGGTGCAGACAGAAAGGGTAGGAGAGAGTATTGAAAGTATGAAATTGCAACCTTTTCAAGAGGAAAGGAACTGGGAAGACCAGTATAAGGGCTCTTCCGGCACTGGCTAGTCCAATCCTAATAATTACATTGTTAGTGAGGATGGCAGAATAGCGTAATGGCTCCCGAATAGCCACAACACGGTCAAATGCCATAGCCAGCAACACAGCTGACTCAATGATGGAAAACACATGGATGAAGTACATTTGGACTGAACAGGCAATGAAGGAGATGTTCCGGGCATGGAACCAAAAGACACTAAACATAGTGGGCAGGGTCACAATAGACAGACCCAGGTCTGTCAGGGCCAACATGGATAGAAAGTAGTACATGGGCTGGTGAAGTGAAGGCTCTGTCCGAATGATGAAGAGGATGGTGATGTTTCCTGCAATGGAAATGATGTATATCAGGCAGATGGGGAGGGAGATCAAACCATACTTGGCCTCCAATCCTTGGAAGCCTGTTAAAAGGAACTGAGGATAAAGGGCAGAGTTATTGAAGACAGACATCGTACTGGTTGAATAGATTTCTTTCctagaaagaaagaggaagagtcaCTAGGTCCCACTGTTCTGATCCACAAATGAGTATGATAGAAAAATACCATAATTTATCATATCAATATCATAACCAATATTTTCATTGTCATTAATTTATCATGTCTATAGGGAGGAATATGAATCCTATTTCCCTAATACTGAACTGCAGAcattaaagaaggaaatattttgaaagacaTTTTGGTATAGAATATGTTACAGGATTTCTAATCAGATAGCATCAAAGGTAATTTTTATTGAGAGTTTAATTGATGCAGGTTCTGATAGACTAGACTCTCAGTCCCTGAACAGATATATCTATTAAATATAGCTGCATTAGACAGTGGAAAGAGCAGTCAATTTGCAGTACAAACCTGGATCTTCAATTGTATTCCTATatacctcagacaagtcactctATCTGAAATTTAGTTTTGTTATTTGTAAAATGCAGTAATTAATGTAGATGtatttcttgtttattatatGAATCTTCCTAAAAATATCTCCTATAGAATAATACTCATAGTCATTGCACACTGTGGTGTGTATCTGATAGGAAGAAGCCTTATTTAATCATGCAAAATGATAAAAGAGCCAAGGAAGACAAATAAGTTTAATAACTGTATGGATGAAAAATCTCTGACTTTAGGATGTAGTCTTAATTTGTTTTCTGTGATTTGTCCTTTAAACATGCTCCATTGATTTCTGAGTATACCAGGACACTACAATTAAATAAATACCAGCATCAGTGGAACTTAAAACATTCTTCGCTGATCTCCTTCCACATATTTGGTAACTACCTTGAGTCTATAAGAGCAGTCAATTGAAAAGCAAGATGAATTAGTCATTTAGAAcaatctaagttcaaatgttaTCTCAGACGCTGGGCATCTCAAACTCTCATACCTTCAgttatctcatttataaaatgggattattaataaaaaaatccctcagagttgtgaggatcaaacgagataaaatttataaagtaatttgtaaaatgtaaaatgaaatataaatgatgAATATTATTATCTTGGTgcaaagtggatagagtcctggacctggagtAATAAAGAACTGGCTTGTGTGCtatagggcaagtcacttataccatgccttcttcaattttctcatctataaaatggggatgataatagaaTTTGCATCCTAGCGTGtttatgaatataaaaaagagatattATTACTAAAGTTCTTtgctttaatattattttttcatagacTCACAACTCTGGTTAATCTGACATTTGCAACTTGAAATTCCCTGATGTCCACAACCTGAATTTCCCTGACATAGAATAGTAGAGGTtcctatttaagaaaaaaaatcataaaatcttcAAATTGGATGTTTTATGTTGTTGATCTTTTCAGTTGCATTTGATCCTTCATGACAACTATGGAATTTTCTTATTAAAGGTACagggatggtttgccatttcagagctgaggaaacaaaagcaaacagcggttaagtgtcttgctcataGTCACAACTAGTGGCTAGTGGTCATATTCACAACTAAAGAGTCAACAGATATAAGTAAACTAGTAAGAGcatgtgaggtcacatttgaactcaggtcttcctgatttcagatccagtattctatccactgcatcacctagctgcttcaaaTTGGATAGACCTAAAAAAAGATGTTTAGTTCAACTTGTTTATGAATAGGAATCTACTCTACAGTAATCTTAAATTAGATTCTATCTGAAGTATTCCTTTTGCTTCTGAGATGAAATAGAAATTCTTATCTGAACTTTACAGACATGTGTCTTCAAACTAGCCTTTCAAACAGGCTTCATGCTAATCCCCTTCATTTACTACATTGTAGTCAAACTGGACAATTGCTCTTCTTCATATAAGACACTATTATCCTTCCTTGATGCCTTTGCACAAGCTGTCCTCCATGTTTGAAATGTCACTTTTTATTACACTTGTCTTTTGGAGGGCTCCTCTGgattagagagaaagagagacaggtgTCCAAGGTTGTAAACTTGAGTGATTGAAAGGATGGAGAAAGAATCTCTTGGTCAGTAATAGGGAAGTGAAGGTAAGTAGGGAATTTGAAAAGGATAGAGTTTAGACATGTTGAGTCTGAGATGCCTGTGAGTGCATTTAGTTTGATATGTTCAATAAATAGTTTATGATGATAGAATGGAAGTCAGGAAAGATATTAGGACTGAAAAAATAGATCTGAAGATCATCTATAGGAgtctattatctattatctattatcaTCTATTATCTAGATACTCACCAAACCTCCCCTCATCTCCCTGATTGGAAAAACCCAGATTACAGGGTATATTGATCACAAATATctcctcaaaataatttttggccAAATTGTCTTCAGGCATTCAGTCCTCCCCTGTTACCCTCCTAAAAATGACCCAAGCAACCTGTCTATCCCTCTGCCTCCAGGTGTAATAATCTCTCCCAAAACTCAAAGTTCATCCTGAGGACCTCACACTTAATAAAACCTTCAAAAATTATCCTTGTCATTcagttaacaagaatttattaaagtatctaccatgtgccagacattgtgctaagccctggggttacagagaaagatttaaaaaaaaataagaaaacatgatCCTGATcacaaagagctcacattctaatggggaagacaatattcAAGTGGTTATGTACATATAACACACATCCAGTGTATCCAGTGTAGATGCAGGTAATCTTAATCACAAGAAACTAGCAGTGAGGGTGTCATGGGGCTAGGAAGACCATCCTGCAGATGTTGAGGTTTGAACTGAGTCTTTTagctaggaggcagagatgagaagagagtCATCTGAACATGAAGGAAAACCAATGAACAGACGCAAATCAGGGGACTAGCAAAGAGTTCTTCCTAAAATAGCTGGAGGCTCACTGATAAAGAATAGGGTCAAGAgtgagaaagatctgagttcaaattgaacctcagttctttactagctatgtggccccaggcaagtgACAACCATTTTTCCCCCACTCAGCTTCCTCAAGAGAAATAtaatctggaggaaaaagtaagtcTGGTGATTTTAGCACACCACCCCCTCACTCATatctaattcatatgcatgtttatggcatcacctccctgatgtcatgatcatctttgagaacaaaggaaaaacatcatgaGGATAATTATAGCATAAACcttgcaggattgttgtgaatATCAATTGAgattaatatttcttaaaagttCTCAGCACAGTATCTGTTATTTAGTAAGTACTAAATCCCTCTTCAAAATATAACTCTTATTTCCTCCTCTAAATAAAAAGTGCTCTCCCTATGTGGACCCAATGGTTATAtcaagataataaataaatttctgtaGGCATAGTTTAAGATTTGAGCCTTGCTCAGCTCACCTTCTTCCCTCAgacttttcttcctctgtcagTAATAGACCAATTGGACTGGCAGGTCTCCAGCTTCTCACTTTTATAAACATTGGTCCTGATGGGAAAAAGCAGCATGGGCAATGAATGACCTCCCTGAGTGGtaaat
This region includes:
- the LOC141489374 gene encoding olfactory receptor 51G2-like is translated as MSVFNNSALYPQFLLTGFQGLEAKYGLISLPICLIYIISIAGNITILFIIRTEPSLHQPMYYFLSMLALTDLGLSIVTLPTMFSVFWFHARNISFIACSVQMYFIHVFSIIESAVLLAMAFDRVVAIREPLRYSAILTNNVIIRIGLASAGRALILVFPVPFLLKRLQFHTFNTLSYPFCLHQDLIKLTVSSRRISSIYGLMVVISSMGLDSVLLLLSYILILVTVLSVASKAERLKALNTCISHICAVLTFYTPMIGLSMIRRYGQNASPMVHVLMADVYLLVPPLMNPIVYSVKTKQIRLRILKKFKMQKG